The Arthrobacter sp. NicSoilC5 genome has a window encoding:
- the sucD gene encoding succinate--CoA ligase subunit alpha — protein MSIYLNKDSKVIVQGITGGEGTKHTALMLKAGTNIVGGVNARKAGTTVLHGEKEINVYGTVKEAMAETGADVSIVFVPPAFTKNAVVEAIEAGIGLVVVITEGVPVQDSAEFWALAQSKVDADGNQVTRIIGPNCPGIITPGEALVGITPANITGKGPIGLVSKSGTLTYQMMYELRDLGFSTAIGIGGDPIIGTTHIDALAAFEADPETKAIVMIGEIGGDAEERAADFIKANVTKPVVGYVAGFTAPEGKTMGHAGAIVSGSAGTAQAKKEALEAAGVKVGKTPSETAKLLREVYAAL, from the coding sequence ATGTCTATCTATCTGAACAAAGACTCCAAGGTCATCGTCCAGGGCATCACCGGCGGCGAAGGCACCAAGCACACCGCCCTGATGCTCAAGGCCGGCACCAACATCGTTGGCGGCGTCAACGCCCGCAAGGCCGGCACCACGGTCCTGCACGGTGAGAAGGAAATCAACGTCTACGGCACCGTCAAGGAAGCCATGGCTGAAACCGGCGCCGACGTCTCCATCGTCTTCGTGCCGCCGGCATTCACCAAGAACGCCGTTGTCGAAGCCATCGAGGCCGGCATCGGCCTGGTCGTGGTCATCACCGAGGGCGTTCCCGTCCAGGACTCCGCCGAATTCTGGGCCCTGGCCCAGTCCAAGGTGGACGCCGACGGCAACCAGGTCACCCGCATCATCGGCCCGAACTGCCCCGGCATCATCACCCCCGGCGAAGCACTGGTTGGCATCACCCCAGCCAACATCACCGGCAAGGGCCCCATCGGCCTGGTTTCCAAGTCCGGCACGCTGACCTACCAGATGATGTACGAACTGCGCGACCTGGGCTTCTCCACCGCCATCGGCATCGGCGGCGACCCCATCATCGGCACCACGCACATCGACGCCCTGGCCGCGTTCGAGGCTGACCCCGAGACCAAGGCCATCGTCATGATCGGCGAGATCGGCGGCGACGCCGAAGAGCGCGCAGCCGACTTCATCAAGGCCAACGTCACCAAGCCGGTCGTCGGCTACGTTGCCGGCTTCACCGCCCCCGAAGGCAAGACCATGGGCCACGCAGGCGCCATCGTCTCCGGCTCCGCCGGTACCGCCCAGGCCAAGAAGGAAGCCCTCGAGGCTGCCGGCGTGAAGGTCGGCAAGACGCCGTCCGAGACCGCCAAGCTGCTCCGCGAGGTCTACGCCGCCCTCTAG
- a CDS encoding FadR/GntR family transcriptional regulator produces the protein MAEKRPTLVDAVVDKVLEHIISGQIQADDALPPEADIAKESGVSRLTAREAMKVLKAQDVVYVKRGRGTFVNPPERWTGLDAIMRAASRGVASDQVALRLLEVRRMVETGAAELAASRHRPVDLAALQDSVEQMEAAHLAGDVDALTVADIAFHDTVLRASGNPFVPALLGQLSTLLYAMRRETSAFPDVQRHAIHHHKMVLAAIAAGDPATARSTMDAHITQTFEDYEQFLAMSSRSGTTGR, from the coding sequence ATGGCAGAAAAGCGACCCACCCTGGTCGACGCCGTCGTGGACAAGGTCCTTGAGCACATCATCAGCGGTCAAATACAGGCCGACGACGCCCTGCCGCCGGAGGCCGACATCGCCAAGGAATCGGGTGTCAGCAGGCTGACGGCCCGGGAAGCCATGAAGGTGCTCAAAGCGCAGGACGTTGTCTACGTAAAGCGCGGCCGGGGCACTTTCGTCAACCCGCCCGAGCGCTGGACCGGGCTGGACGCCATCATGCGTGCAGCCTCAAGGGGAGTGGCCTCGGACCAGGTGGCGCTCCGCCTGCTGGAGGTCCGCCGCATGGTGGAGACCGGGGCCGCCGAACTCGCTGCCTCCCGCCACCGCCCGGTTGACCTCGCCGCGCTGCAGGACAGCGTGGAGCAAATGGAGGCCGCACACCTGGCCGGAGACGTCGATGCACTGACCGTGGCCGATATCGCCTTCCATGACACCGTGCTGCGTGCATCCGGCAACCCATTCGTACCCGCCCTGCTGGGACAGCTCTCCACGCTGCTGTACGCCATGCGCCGGGAAACCTCGGCCTTCCCGGACGTGCAGCGCCACGCGATCCACCACCACAAGATGGTCCTGGCGGCCATCGCGGCGGGCGATCCCGCCACGGCGCGGTCCACCATGGATGCCCACATCACCCAGACCTTTGAGGACTACGAGCAGTTCCTTGCCATGTCCAGCCGCAGCGGAACCACCGGCCGCTAG
- the sucC gene encoding ADP-forming succinate--CoA ligase subunit beta, whose translation MDLFEYQARDMFEAHGVPVLAGIVAYTPEEAKAAAEKIGGVTVVKAQVKVGGRGKAGGVKVAKSADEAFEHATNILGMDIKGHTVKKVMIAQGADIAEEFYFSVLLDRANRNYLAMCSVEGGMEIEQLAVERPEALAKIAIDPAVGIDQAKADEIVAAAGFAEELRGKVAAVILKLWDVFKKEDATLVEVNPLVKTGAGDIVALDGKVSLDENADFRHAKHAQLEDKDAADPLEAKAKAQDLNYVKLDGEVGIIGNGAGLVMSTLDVVAYAGENHGNVKPANFLDIGGGASAEVMAAGLDVILGDEQVKSVFVNVFGGITACDAVAKGIVGALAELGHTANKPLVVRLDGNNVEEGRRILNEANHPLVTLAATMDEGADKAAELANAAK comes from the coding sequence GTGGACCTGTTTGAATACCAGGCGCGCGATATGTTCGAGGCGCACGGTGTACCCGTGCTTGCCGGCATCGTGGCGTACACCCCAGAAGAAGCAAAGGCAGCTGCCGAGAAGATCGGCGGCGTGACCGTTGTCAAGGCACAGGTCAAAGTAGGCGGCCGTGGCAAGGCCGGCGGCGTCAAGGTCGCAAAGTCCGCTGATGAGGCGTTTGAGCACGCCACCAACATCCTGGGCATGGACATCAAGGGCCACACCGTCAAAAAGGTGATGATTGCCCAGGGTGCGGACATCGCCGAGGAGTTCTACTTCTCCGTCCTGCTGGACCGCGCCAACCGCAACTACCTGGCCATGTGCTCGGTTGAAGGCGGCATGGAGATCGAGCAGCTCGCCGTCGAACGTCCCGAAGCGCTGGCCAAGATCGCCATCGATCCCGCCGTGGGCATCGACCAGGCCAAGGCCGACGAAATCGTCGCCGCCGCAGGCTTCGCCGAGGAACTGCGCGGCAAGGTCGCCGCCGTAATCCTCAAGCTCTGGGATGTCTTCAAGAAGGAAGACGCCACCCTGGTGGAGGTCAACCCGCTGGTCAAGACCGGCGCCGGCGACATTGTGGCCCTGGACGGCAAGGTCTCCCTGGACGAGAACGCCGACTTCCGCCACGCCAAGCACGCGCAGCTCGAGGACAAGGACGCTGCAGACCCGCTTGAGGCCAAGGCAAAGGCGCAGGACCTCAACTACGTCAAGCTCGACGGCGAAGTAGGCATCATCGGCAACGGTGCAGGCCTGGTCATGTCCACCCTGGACGTCGTCGCCTACGCCGGTGAAAACCACGGCAACGTCAAGCCCGCCAACTTCCTGGACATCGGCGGCGGCGCCTCGGCCGAGGTCATGGCCGCCGGCCTGGACGTCATCCTGGGTGACGAGCAGGTCAAGTCCGTGTTCGTCAACGTCTTCGGCGGCATCACCGCATGCGACGCCGTCGCCAAGGGCATCGTCGGCGCACTGGCCGAACTGGGCCACACCGCCAACAAGCCGCTGGTAGTCCGCCTCGACGGCAACAACGTCGAGGAAGGCCGCCGCATCCTCAACGAGGCCAACCACCCGCTGGTTACCCTGGCCGCCACCATGGACGAGGGCGCCGACAAGGCCGCCGAGCTCGCCAACGCAGCGAAGTAA
- a CDS encoding DUF6314 family protein: protein MNSPSPEPSLRAYLLGVHEPHIAGQPGRWRLERDLLNRADGTRGTFSGVVIFTPTDDDGLALREEGTMRWPSFTGPASREYVLKPVPQPDALDVFFPDGRPFHRMSFTPDTSQDTHWCDPDTYRVSYTRQGPDAFSYSWDVTGPRKDLLLVSRLARITA, encoded by the coding sequence TTGAATTCTCCTTCCCCGGAGCCAAGCCTCCGCGCCTACCTACTGGGCGTCCACGAACCCCACATCGCCGGCCAGCCTGGCCGTTGGCGGCTTGAGCGGGACCTGCTAAACAGGGCGGACGGCACCCGCGGAACCTTTTCCGGCGTCGTGATTTTCACGCCAACGGACGACGACGGCCTGGCCCTTCGCGAGGAAGGCACCATGCGCTGGCCTTCTTTTACCGGTCCCGCCTCGCGGGAATACGTCCTGAAACCCGTGCCGCAGCCCGATGCGCTGGACGTGTTCTTTCCCGACGGGAGGCCGTTCCACCGCATGAGCTTCACTCCTGACACCAGCCAGGACACCCACTGGTGCGACCCCGACACCTACCGCGTGTCCTACACCCGCCAGGGCCCGGACGCGTTCAGTTACAGCTGGGACGTCACCGGCCCCCGCAAGGATTTGCTGCTCGTCTCGCGCCTGGCAAGGATCACCGCATGA
- a CDS encoding inositol monophosphatase, whose protein sequence is MTTGRHSAAVLDPSLDDYDLAAALVREAGQLALLMRMAGLESEQKTSVSDVVTAADHAAEAYVLEQLRRCRPDDGIVGEEGASVQGTSGRTWVIDPVDGTYNFLHGSTYWCSAIALKDRRDVLLGAVFQPEEDKLWLGGHDRQATLNGEALTSFAVDEGRRNTTSVAELGAATYIHPTWLMDPMCAMPWHAAATSAASLRMLGSGSCDLGRVADGQLGCWFQHSCPEWDWLPGKAIVLAAGGAVDTVRVNGLEWFIAGGTTAVRELRAALESGSVS, encoded by the coding sequence ATGACCACTGGCCGACACAGCGCAGCTGTTCTTGACCCCTCATTGGATGACTACGACCTGGCAGCCGCCCTGGTCCGGGAAGCCGGGCAGCTGGCGCTCCTGATGCGCATGGCCGGGCTTGAGTCGGAACAAAAGACTTCTGTGTCCGACGTCGTCACCGCGGCCGACCACGCCGCTGAAGCCTACGTCCTGGAACAACTGCGGCGCTGCCGGCCGGACGATGGGATCGTGGGCGAGGAAGGTGCTTCCGTCCAGGGCACCAGCGGCCGGACGTGGGTGATCGACCCCGTGGACGGCACCTACAACTTCCTGCACGGTTCCACGTACTGGTGCTCAGCCATCGCCCTCAAGGACCGCCGCGATGTGCTGCTGGGCGCCGTCTTCCAGCCTGAAGAGGACAAGCTGTGGCTGGGCGGGCATGACCGGCAGGCCACCTTGAACGGTGAAGCGCTGACCTCGTTTGCCGTCGACGAAGGCAGGCGCAACACCACCAGCGTCGCCGAACTCGGCGCTGCCACCTACATCCACCCCACCTGGTTGATGGACCCGATGTGTGCCATGCCGTGGCACGCTGCAGCCACCTCCGCCGCATCCCTCCGCATGCTGGGATCCGGTTCCTGCGACCTCGGCCGGGTTGCCGACGGGCAGCTGGGGTGCTGGTTCCAGCACAGCTGCCCGGAATGGGACTGGCTGCCGGGAAAGGCGATCGTTCTTGCGGCCGGCGGCGCCGTGGACACCGTCCGGGTCAACGGGCTGGAGTGGTTCATCGCAGGAGGAACGACGGCGGTCCGCGAGCTGCGTGCGGCCCTCGAGTCAGGCTCGGTGTCCTGA
- a CDS encoding ABC transporter ATP-binding protein produces MSMDRVAWSSLYNISTAKSGSKPFSKETLKRVLAFAAPHKGKLIAFVLSSIAAAFLAVATPVLAGQVVDAIIAKTDAGTVIWLAVLIAIVAVGEAGVGLLTRWLSSTIGEGVIVDLRTRVFDHVQRMPIAFFTRTRTGALVSRLNNDVIGAQSAFAGTLSGVVSNSVALALTLIVMLNKSWLVTVLAMVLLPIFLIPARRMGSKLADLRREAAAHNAAMGTQMTERFSAPGATLVKLFGRPDEESREFAARAGRVRDIGVRMAMLQFTFVTALTLVSALALALVYGLGGWLALGGQLAPGDVVVLALLLTRLYAPLTALSNARVEVMSALVSFERVFEILDLKPLIQQKPDAVPVPAGPVSVEFDNVRFAYPSADKVSLASLEEVSTLDTRGGEEVLHGVSFRVEPGQTVALVGSSGAGKSTIAQLLSRLYDVDSGAVRLGGTAPGTGLDVRDTTFDSLRDTLGMVTQDGHLFHETIASNLRLARPDATDEDMWDVLRQARLETMIRSLPDGLETVVGERGYRLSGGERQRLTIARLLIAQPRVVILDEATAALDSTNEAAVQAALGAALEGRTAVVIAHRLSTVRAADAILVVEGGQIVERGTHTELLAAGGRYAELYQTQFAEATAVAQESVPEF; encoded by the coding sequence ATGAGCATGGACCGCGTGGCGTGGAGCTCGCTCTACAACATCAGCACCGCCAAGAGCGGCTCCAAGCCGTTCTCCAAGGAAACCCTGAAGCGGGTGCTGGCCTTCGCCGCTCCCCACAAGGGCAAGCTCATCGCCTTCGTGCTCTCCTCCATCGCAGCGGCCTTCCTTGCCGTCGCCACCCCGGTGCTTGCCGGCCAGGTGGTCGACGCCATCATCGCCAAGACAGATGCCGGTACCGTGATCTGGCTGGCCGTGCTGATCGCCATCGTGGCGGTGGGCGAAGCGGGGGTGGGGCTGTTGACCCGCTGGCTGTCCTCGACCATCGGCGAAGGCGTCATCGTGGACCTGCGCACCCGGGTGTTCGACCACGTGCAGCGCATGCCCATTGCCTTCTTCACCCGCACCCGGACGGGAGCCTTGGTCAGTCGCCTCAACAACGACGTCATCGGAGCGCAGTCGGCCTTTGCCGGCACGCTTTCCGGTGTGGTGAGCAACTCCGTGGCGCTGGCCCTGACCCTGATCGTGATGCTCAACAAGTCCTGGCTGGTCACCGTGCTCGCCATGGTCCTGCTGCCGATCTTCCTGATCCCGGCCCGGCGCATGGGCTCCAAACTGGCGGACCTGCGCCGCGAAGCCGCTGCGCACAACGCCGCCATGGGCACCCAGATGACGGAGCGGTTCTCCGCGCCCGGCGCCACACTGGTGAAACTCTTCGGCCGCCCGGATGAGGAATCCCGCGAATTCGCGGCCCGCGCTGGCCGCGTCCGTGACATCGGCGTCCGCATGGCCATGCTGCAGTTCACGTTCGTCACGGCCCTGACCCTGGTCTCCGCGCTCGCACTCGCGCTGGTCTACGGACTGGGCGGCTGGCTCGCCCTGGGCGGCCAGCTCGCGCCCGGCGATGTGGTGGTCCTGGCGCTGCTCCTGACACGGCTCTACGCTCCGCTCACTGCACTGTCCAACGCCCGCGTTGAAGTCATGAGCGCACTGGTCAGCTTTGAACGGGTCTTTGAGATCCTGGACCTGAAACCGCTGATCCAGCAGAAACCGGACGCCGTGCCCGTTCCTGCCGGGCCCGTGTCCGTGGAGTTCGACAACGTCCGCTTCGCCTATCCCTCCGCGGACAAGGTCTCCCTGGCCTCGTTGGAGGAGGTCTCCACCCTGGACACGCGGGGCGGCGAGGAAGTGCTGCACGGCGTCAGCTTCCGGGTGGAACCAGGCCAGACAGTGGCCCTGGTGGGCTCCTCCGGCGCCGGCAAGTCCACCATCGCCCAGTTGCTGTCGCGGCTGTACGACGTCGACTCGGGCGCCGTGCGTCTTGGCGGCACCGCGCCGGGGACGGGGCTGGACGTCCGGGACACCACCTTCGATTCGCTGCGGGACACCCTGGGCATGGTCACCCAGGACGGCCACCTGTTCCACGAAACCATCGCCTCCAACCTTCGGCTGGCCCGGCCCGACGCCACGGACGAAGACATGTGGGACGTCCTGCGCCAGGCCCGGCTGGAGACCATGATCAGGTCCCTGCCGGACGGCCTGGAGACAGTGGTGGGGGAGCGCGGCTACCGGCTTTCCGGCGGCGAACGCCAACGGCTCACCATCGCCCGGCTCCTCATTGCCCAGCCTCGGGTGGTCATCCTCGATGAGGCCACTGCCGCGCTCGACTCCACGAACGAAGCCGCTGTGCAGGCAGCCCTGGGCGCCGCACTCGAGGGGCGGACCGCCGTCGTGATTGCGCACCGGCTCTCCACCGTCCGCGCGGCGGACGCCATCCTGGTGGTGGAGGGCGGCCAGATCGTGGAACGCGGAACCCACACCGAACTGCTGGCAGCCGGCGGCCGCTACGCCGAGCTCTACCAGACGCAGTTCGCCGAGGCCACGGCAGTGGCACAGGAATCCGTCCCCGAGTTCTAA
- the pcrA gene encoding DNA helicase PcrA: protein MDMLFDPYSDGPFKAAPASTARTRTEPEGVATTAGPGGIPEPNAGGHNTSGGWQQSNHDAGTRHHGDGHQGSRRPGAAQLLEGLNPQQEEAVKHGGSALLIVAGAGSGKTRVLSNRIAYLIATGRAHHGEILAITFTNKAAAEMRERIEALVGGRAKIMWISTFHSSCVRILRQEAANVGLKSNFSIYDSADSLRLVTQVSKTLDLDPKKFAPKAIQHKISALKNELIDAESFASAANYNDPFEHAVADVYKGYTQRLRQANAMDFDDLIAETVYMFRAFPALAESYRRRFRHVLVDEYQDTNHAQYALVREIVGEGPGASELTVVGDSDQSIYAFRGADIRNIVEFEKDYPEARTIKLEQNYRSTQNILSAANSVISRNPNRPEKRLWTAEGEGHKIIGYVGENEHDEAQFIAKEIDRLQDEENLRPGDVAIFYRTNAQSRSIEDVLVRVGLPYKVVGGTRFYERKEIKDALAYLRVLVNPDDDVNLRRVLNEPKRGIGDRAEGAVAALASRERTSFMAAARRADQAPGMATRSVNAVLGFVKMLDDLAEVAAGSGAAAALEAVLEQTGYLAALRSSTDPQDESRVENLAELVAVVREYEQENPEGSLGAFLEQVSLVADADQIPDAPGADIDAAVAEAKRLGVVTLMTLHTAKGLEFPVVFLTGMEHGLFPHQRSATDPKELAEERRLAYVGLTRARKRLYVTRSEVRSMWGQSQYNPASQFLEEIPAELLEWKREGTSRQSWAGGGSIGSGRYSGSFWGAGTARGAAADSSAGFNADVPAFIAKNRVQPQKEIIAVSVGDKVNHTSFGNGTVLALEGAGDKTVAKVKFDVGEKRLLLRYAPLTKLDA from the coding sequence ATGGATATGTTGTTTGACCCGTACTCTGACGGACCGTTCAAGGCCGCTCCCGCCTCCACCGCCCGTACAAGGACGGAGCCTGAGGGCGTTGCCACCACGGCAGGGCCGGGCGGAATCCCGGAGCCAAACGCCGGCGGCCACAACACCTCCGGGGGCTGGCAACAGTCCAACCACGACGCCGGCACCCGGCACCACGGTGACGGTCACCAAGGCAGTCGCCGCCCCGGCGCCGCCCAGCTGCTGGAGGGACTGAACCCGCAGCAGGAGGAAGCGGTCAAGCACGGCGGATCGGCGCTGCTGATCGTCGCCGGCGCCGGATCCGGCAAGACGCGCGTGCTCAGTAACCGGATCGCGTACCTCATTGCCACCGGCCGTGCCCACCACGGCGAAATCCTGGCCATCACGTTCACCAACAAGGCGGCCGCGGAAATGCGGGAGCGCATCGAGGCGCTGGTGGGTGGCCGCGCCAAAATCATGTGGATCTCCACGTTCCACTCGTCCTGCGTCCGGATCCTGCGGCAGGAAGCGGCCAACGTCGGCCTGAAATCCAACTTCTCCATCTATGACTCCGCCGACTCCCTCCGCCTGGTCACCCAGGTTTCAAAAACCCTTGACCTGGACCCCAAGAAGTTCGCGCCAAAAGCCATCCAGCACAAGATTTCGGCGTTGAAGAACGAACTGATCGACGCCGAATCCTTTGCTTCGGCAGCCAACTACAACGACCCCTTCGAACATGCGGTGGCAGACGTCTACAAGGGCTACACGCAGCGGCTCCGCCAGGCCAACGCCATGGACTTCGACGACCTCATCGCGGAGACCGTCTACATGTTCCGCGCCTTTCCGGCGCTGGCGGAGTCCTACCGCCGCCGGTTCCGCCACGTCCTGGTGGACGAATACCAGGACACCAACCACGCCCAGTACGCCCTGGTCCGGGAGATCGTGGGGGAGGGCCCCGGTGCCTCGGAGCTCACCGTTGTTGGCGACTCGGACCAGTCCATCTATGCCTTCCGCGGCGCGGACATCCGGAACATCGTGGAGTTCGAAAAGGACTACCCGGAGGCCCGCACCATCAAGCTGGAGCAGAACTACCGTTCCACCCAGAACATCCTGAGTGCCGCCAACTCGGTCATCTCCCGCAACCCCAACCGGCCGGAGAAGCGGCTGTGGACCGCTGAGGGCGAAGGCCACAAAATCATCGGCTACGTCGGCGAAAACGAACACGACGAAGCGCAGTTCATCGCGAAGGAGATCGACCGGCTCCAGGACGAGGAGAACCTCCGCCCGGGCGACGTCGCCATCTTCTACCGCACCAACGCCCAGTCCCGTTCCATCGAGGACGTGCTGGTGCGCGTGGGCCTGCCGTACAAGGTGGTGGGCGGCACCCGCTTCTACGAGCGCAAGGAAATCAAGGACGCCCTGGCCTACCTGCGCGTCCTGGTGAACCCGGACGACGACGTCAACCTCCGCCGGGTGCTCAACGAACCCAAGCGCGGCATCGGCGACCGAGCCGAAGGCGCCGTGGCGGCCCTCGCCAGCCGCGAACGCACCTCCTTCATGGCGGCCGCCCGCCGCGCCGACCAGGCGCCCGGCATGGCCACCCGTTCGGTCAACGCCGTCCTGGGCTTCGTGAAAATGCTGGACGACCTCGCCGAGGTGGCTGCCGGGTCCGGGGCTGCCGCGGCACTCGAAGCAGTGCTCGAGCAAACCGGCTACCTTGCCGCGCTGCGGTCCAGCACCGATCCGCAGGACGAGTCCCGCGTGGAGAACCTGGCCGAGCTCGTGGCCGTGGTGCGCGAGTACGAACAGGAAAATCCCGAGGGCAGCCTCGGCGCATTCCTGGAACAGGTGTCCCTCGTGGCAGACGCCGACCAGATCCCGGATGCCCCCGGCGCGGACATTGACGCCGCCGTCGCCGAGGCCAAACGGCTGGGCGTGGTAACGCTGATGACCCTGCACACCGCCAAGGGACTGGAGTTCCCGGTGGTATTCCTCACCGGCATGGAGCACGGGCTCTTCCCGCACCAACGCTCCGCCACCGACCCCAAGGAACTGGCTGAGGAACGCCGGCTGGCCTACGTGGGCCTCACCCGCGCCCGGAAGCGGCTGTACGTGACCCGGTCCGAGGTACGCAGCATGTGGGGCCAGAGCCAATACAACCCGGCCAGCCAATTCCTCGAGGAAATCCCCGCGGAGCTCCTCGAATGGAAACGGGAAGGAACCAGCCGGCAGTCGTGGGCCGGCGGCGGTTCAATCGGCTCGGGCCGGTACAGCGGATCGTTCTGGGGCGCCGGTACCGCCCGCGGAGCCGCAGCAGATTCTTCCGCCGGCTTCAATGCCGACGTTCCGGCGTTCATCGCCAAGAACCGGGTGCAGCCGCAGAAGGAAATCATCGCCGTCAGCGTGGGGGACAAGGTCAACCACACCAGCTTCGGCAACGGAACGGTCCTGGCCCTCGAAGGCGCAGGAGACAAGACCGTGGCCAAGGTGAAGTTCGACGTCGGTGAAAAGCGCCTGCTGCTGCGCTACGCCCCGCTCACCAAACTCGACGCCTAG
- a CDS encoding DUF998 domain-containing protein gives MSPAPTAAPATAFTPNVASTRQYIGAWAVLSVLQYFAAEAAVAMAWAGPRPYNLRTGYISDLGALHCGIYSGRDVCSPLNWLMNASFVVQGLGLLVGAVLLTSGLLRVAARPGTRVDWRRREPWLAASAVRLLTGAAGAGTMVVGLVPEDAGSPWHYAGAITYFISGGLALLVLGILWLRKTGMAWFLLVCGGVSLAATATGGLTRMKVPEPGTLERLMGYPVTVGMAAAGLVIAQRVHRHRKQRRAAAAAARTTGV, from the coding sequence ATGAGTCCAGCCCCCACTGCCGCTCCCGCCACTGCCTTCACCCCGAACGTAGCGTCCACCCGGCAGTACATCGGGGCGTGGGCAGTACTGAGCGTGCTGCAGTACTTCGCGGCCGAGGCTGCCGTGGCCATGGCGTGGGCGGGGCCCCGTCCGTACAACCTGCGGACCGGGTACATCAGCGACCTGGGGGCGCTCCACTGCGGAATCTATTCCGGCAGGGATGTCTGTTCGCCGTTGAACTGGCTGATGAATGCGTCCTTCGTGGTCCAGGGCCTGGGGCTGCTGGTGGGCGCGGTGCTGCTGACGTCGGGGCTGCTGCGCGTGGCCGCCCGGCCCGGTACACGGGTGGACTGGCGGCGCCGGGAACCCTGGCTTGCGGCCTCCGCCGTCCGGCTGCTCACCGGAGCAGCCGGGGCCGGGACCATGGTGGTGGGGCTGGTGCCGGAGGACGCTGGCTCACCCTGGCACTACGCCGGGGCCATCACGTACTTCATCTCCGGTGGGCTGGCATTGTTGGTGCTGGGCATCCTGTGGCTGCGGAAGACCGGGATGGCGTGGTTCCTGCTGGTGTGCGGAGGCGTATCGCTGGCGGCCACGGCCACTGGAGGGCTCACCCGCATGAAGGTTCCCGAGCCCGGCACGCTGGAGCGCCTGATGGGCTACCCGGTCACGGTGGGGATGGCCGCCGCGGGGCTGGTCATTGCCCAGCGGGTGCACCGGCACCGGAAGCAACGCCGGGCTGCGGCCGCTGCCGCAAGGACAACTGGCGTTTAG
- a CDS encoding NUDIX domain-containing protein, whose protein sequence is MKDRIVVSAVCVFDDAGRLLTVRKRGTGMFMHPGGKPEPGETAVQAAARELAEEVGIVVRPQELELMGVWIADAANEAATDIEATVFIAPGTWEATPAAEIAEIRWLDISRPADAALPRDLAPLLTDHILPLLASRAL, encoded by the coding sequence ATGAAGGACCGGATCGTGGTCTCCGCTGTCTGCGTGTTTGACGACGCCGGGCGCCTCCTGACCGTACGGAAGCGCGGGACCGGCATGTTCATGCACCCCGGCGGCAAGCCGGAGCCGGGCGAAACCGCTGTGCAGGCAGCCGCGAGGGAACTCGCCGAGGAGGTAGGGATCGTGGTCCGCCCCCAGGAGCTTGAACTGATGGGGGTGTGGATCGCCGACGCCGCGAACGAGGCCGCCACTGATATCGAAGCCACCGTCTTCATCGCCCCGGGCACATGGGAGGCCACTCCCGCGGCTGAGATCGCCGAGATCCGGTGGCTGGACATCAGCAGGCCGGCGGACGCGGCCCTCCCCCGGGACCTCGCGCCGCTGCTGACGGACCACATCCTGCCCCTGCTGGCCTCGCGGGCCCTCTAG